The nucleotide sequence TTACAAGTGCAAAAAGAATTTGATTCAAAGTTTTTGCTAATATGTCAATTGTAACAACTTAGAGTCAGACATCTCCGTGTATGATTTTGCCATTTTACTAGGTTGCTCCTCAGTTTTAACATTTATGCTTATTGAGTGTATTTCAACCTTCTTAagtttatgaaataattgtaTACCATTACTATGGATTTAGTGTAAAACGATTACTTGATGAAAAGGGTTTTGttggtttttcaaaatgaagaaattggtTTGAGTTTTATGAGTGTAAATACGAAATGAAGAAAGTATTGTCTGAATGAGAAATCCTTTCATTAGGCCATAAATTTGTGAGCTTTGAGCAGATATAATACAACATTATCAGGTTAGAAGTCTTTGCTGGATTTTTAATGCAAAGTAATAAAGTAGAAACTACTTTAAAtcctaatattataaatttgaagttGCTTAAGTTGACGAACCTGGATGTGGCAAAAGGATTACGAATAGGTTGGCTGTTATGCACACAATAAGTTGTCTTAATATTTGAAGTAAGACAGCTATCATTCTTCATGATAAACTTAAGTTCGGGTTTGACTAGTTCGTTCTAATAATTGTTCATTAAAGGAGATGCTTACATGACTGATATTAAGGTTGATAGCATAACAAACAATTGGACACATAGTGTTTCGTTAGATTCAGTTTGGAGAATCTACTGCACTCAACAATCACCTCGCCAATAACTTGGTGTATCTTACCTTTCATTTAAATGCGGTATAGGTATAAGGAAGAATTTCAAATGCAAAGATGAATGTGAATTCAGGAAGTATTTTGCTACCAGTTATAGCCAGTGTAGGGCTGCTGATATGTTAGATGCTAAAAGCTCAACATGGAATTAAAGGTTGAAGCCCATTCTCTCCATCTGTGAGTGTGTCGAGTCATACTTCTCATTATGTTGACATGCTGGAACACAATTCTAACTTCTTAACATTCTTATTTTGAATGGCATTTCTTTTAACGAGTTGAGCATTagttgaataatatttatacgaTTAGTGGTATGTTTCTTTACTTGAACAGGTATGCAACCATTTAAATTGTGGCTTTTCATTATACTGGAAGGAGTATAACGAGAACTTCTTGCATAGGGAATCTCCCTCTAGTGAAGTTAAACTTCTTAAGAAGAGCAAGAAAGCTAAATCTTTACGTGATCCATTGCCCCAAATCTGACAGTGAAATTAGTGACGCagagaatataaatatgacCTAAATTGCCTCTGAGCTTCTTCAAAAGGAATCGTATTTTGCTGGACGCATTGTTGAAGATCACATGGCCAATGACATACCTCTAACTTGTGTGAAAAATACCATGCAATCAATGACAGGCTGATTTTCCAAACGAAATGTTAAAATTTCAGCTGTTAATAAGAAGAATGATGATTCCCAATGTCCTGATAATGGAGGAATCCTGTCTGCATGTCATTTTTACAATAGGAGCAGGAGCAAACCGACTGATAATCTGAAGGTGCACAGAAAAGACTCCACAAATGCCAATTTTGGCAACAGTATCAGCTTGTCAGAGGAAATTCTAACTCATACTGAGGATAGAGGTACACCTTCAATGAgcaatttgaaaatgaatgaaGAATAGCAAATCATCAGCTAGAATATTAGGAGGTGAGTTCAGTTTAAATTCTGTTTTATCCATGGGTTCTGAAAAAGTAGATCTAGTGTCTGGATATTGTGAACCAGGGGGCAGAAGTAACTGTTATTCTGAGGTTAGCGGATTCTGGTTCTATGAAAGATGTGCTCGAGGAAATCTCTCAGACTTCAAGCCATGATAATGACCTGAGAGAGATTCAAATTGAAGGCAAGACATAGAaggcaaaaaataaagcaacaacTTCACCTAGAATGTGTCACGTTCTTGCAGAAAATTAGGtgggaaaatgaagaagaaaaacgagagagaagagaatgcagaaaacttcataaaatttcattaaaaattgaaaatggttCTTCCCCAGTACATGTACAACCAACGGATCCTTTCATTAATCGGAATTACAATTCTTAAAAAACTATTCCTAGAATTGGAAGGACCAAGCTCGCGCCTCCGTTCTCTTGTTGTTTCCTTCTGCAGCAATCTGAGTTCCAGCAGCTCAGATGTTGTCACTCACGCTTGCACCAGCAGCTGCCACATGTTCCTCTTCAATTCCTCAGCAGCTTCCAGAACGGCtgataggatcgcattttgtgcttattttatataatattttagcctattttgtgaccaaatgctcctaattaaatattattttgcagcattaggacaaaagaaatgaaaaatgaagaaaagcaccaaaatggaaatttaaacaagacccaaactcaatttttggcaagagtttggagctgcttgggctacctctgatgaaggaagagtttaactaggattaggattttatctctataagtcttttagttcaattaggaatctacttctaatcctagtagaactaggtatctagctattataaataggtgatgtaattcactttaagagacaacttttgaactcttctatttctctacgtttttatattattttgcttttcatgcgttctttGAGCATGCCTAGCTAAATCTctcattccggttgaagacttggtgaacgcttaaatccaacgggttgtgagatctaatttatgctttctacttttattcatattggtatttgtgttgttctctgtgcttttattacaaataatctgatttattgtcaagaatatttgcctagccaattgaactttcaaatccgtaattgtttgtttagttcgataactagtggtaacacaatataattgattatgtagaagttttcgattatgttgtggggaatgcacaatctaacttaaataaatcctcgtaggaatttattggttagaattgggcctttctagttcttaatgctgtcggtaaattaaatcttgaggatgttcccaaggttgtttactgattagggatttagtcaacggacgttccttgactatccacaaggtaaggaaaggtgaggtcgttaggtcgtaccaatggccataaccaatttatgaaattatgaataattgttatctttgcatctatgatcaaccgtggaattaagcatgatcctgtctttaactggaatactcttctcatatatttatctcttctaatttcATTAgcttttttagttttattcttcttcacaatcaaaactccccctaattattttcgtttttgaaggaattaatttaaaaccaatctctgtggattcgaccctactcacacatctacaaaagtgttcataggaattatttttggtggattcgacactCATCAACGGCATCGCATTCTGCCAAAATGTCTAATTCTCTAGCTCGCCCTAATTTCACATAAACGGCGTCGTCTTTGCTCTCAATTCCCAATTCCCCTTTTAATTCAGGTTGGCCCTTGATCGAATGGCTCTGTTTATTCCTCTTCATCCAACGGTCACTTAAAAAAGTCGCAAACATTCcctcctcttttttttcttccttgcCCCCAAGGACCAAAATATGGAAAACGAGCTGCCATGGAGTAATAATCTTCCCAGGTGGCCTGTTCTGGAGAAGAATGTGACCAGTGGATAAGAACCTGAGGTACCCCAACATTATTCCTAGGAATGACCCTCCTTGCTAGGATAGCCAGTGGGTAAACCTTGTAAACTTCATCCTCCATTTCAGGTAGATTTACAGATGGGATGTATTTGGAGcctatcttcttcttcataaGGGAAACATGGAAAACCGGATGAATTTTTGATTCAGGAGGTAGAGCAAGTTTGTAGGCAACCTTCCCCACTTTCTCAATCAATGGATAAGGCCCAAAGTATCTCACAGATAATTTCATGTTCTTCCTTAATGCTACTGAAGCTTGCCTCTAAGGTTGTAGCTTAACGAAAACCTCATCACAGATGCTAAACTCTCTCTCTGTTCTCTTCTTATCCACATACATTTTCATCCTTTGCTGAGCCTGTTGAAGGTTCTCCTTCAACAATTGAAGGACTTTAACCCTGTTCCTCATCAGTTCTTCAACATCTGAGTTGTGACTTTGCAAATAAGGGCCAATTGGGAGTTGGTTTGGAGGATAGCCATATAGAGCCTCAAAAGGAGTAGCTTTAAGTCCAGAGTGAAAATTGGTGTTGTACCAGAATTCAGCAAGAGGTATCCACTGAGACCACCTTTTGGGATGTTGATTACACATGCACCTAAGATATGTTTCCAAGCATTAATTCACCCTCTCTGTTTGGCTATCTGTTTGAGGGTGATAAGCAGATGACATGTCCAAAGATACTCCAGTTAAACTGAATAATTCCTTCCAGAAGTGGcttgtgaaaattttatccCTGTCAGTCACAATACTAATAGGCAATCCATGCGATTTATAAACATGTTCAAAGAATATCTTTGCAATACTAACTTCAGTGTAAGGGTGTTTGAGAGCAAAATAATGGGAGTATTTAGTCAATCTATCAACTATAACCAAGATGACTTCCTTCCCATTAGATTTAGGCAGCCCCTCTATGAAATCCATAGAAATGCAAGACGAAGCTTGCTCAGGTATTTGCAGTGGTTGTAATAATCCAGGATAGGCCTTGTTTTCACTTTTAGCTTATTGACATGTCTCACATTCCTTGACCCAAGTGTTGACTTCCTCCTTAACAGTTGGCCAAAAGAACAATAGTTGCAGCCTCTGTAATGTCCCTATGATCTTAGAATGTCCCCCTAGAGTAGAATCATGCATGGTTTTGATGATTCTCTCTCTCAATTCTCCTTGACTGCCAACAcatattttgctttctttcttcagAATTCCAGAGTGATAACTGTATTCAGGGTGAGATTGGGCATCTAAAACCTTGAATGATGGAATTGGAAATAAACATCTCCTTCATAGCTCTCTTGTAATTCCTGTATCCACAAGGGTAGCTGAGTGAAAATGGCACAACTTTTAGCTTCTACTGGATCATACTCCACCCTGGAAAGGGCATCAGCTACCCTATTCTCATTGCCCTTTTTGTATTGCACCTCATAACTTAGCCCTAATAACTTAGATACCCATCTCTGTTGGAGTACTGAATCTACCCTTCGATCAAGTATACGCTTTAGGGTCTTTTGATCAGTTTTCATGATGAAGTGATGCCCTTGAAGGTAATGCTTCCATTTAGTGACAGCTAATAGCAAGGCTAGAAACTCCTTCTCATAGCTGGACAACCCAAGGTTCTTGGGTGCCAAGGCCTTACTCAAGTAAGCTATAGGCTTGCCTTCTTGCATGAGCACAACATCAATTCCCTTCCCACTTGCATCTGTCTCTACCACAAAAAGCTTAGTGAAGTCAGGTAAAGCAAGTACAGGAGCAGTGGACATTACCTCCCTCAAGTGCTTGAGTGCTTCTTCAGCTTCCTCATTCCATAGAAATCAATCCTTCTTTAGATGTGAGGTTAAGGGCTTGCTTAGAAGGCCATATCCcttgataaattttttgtaatatcctGTCAATCCCACGAAACCTCTCAAGGCCTTTAGAGTGGTTGGAGTAGGCCATTCCCTCATGCATTGTACCTTCTTTGGATCAGTAGCAACCTGCTTCTCTGAAATAATGTGCTCCAAGTATTCTATTTGCAGTTGTGCAAAAGAACATTTACTTTTCTTGGCATAAAAAGCTTATGTTCCCTCAATAACTCTAAAACCTTTCTCAAATGCAACAAGTGATCATTCCATTCTTTGTTGTAAACCAAgatatcatcaaataaaacCAGTATAATCTTTTTGAGAAATGGTCCAAATACCTGATTCATCAATGCCTGGAAAGTGGCTGGAACATTACATAGTCCAAAGGGCATGACTAAGAACTCATAGTGACCACTGTGAGTAATGAATTTGGTTTTAGAAATGTCCTCTTGTCTCATTCTAATCTGAAAGTATCCTAACCTCAGGTAAATTTTTGTGAAGTACCTTGCACCATGCAATTCATCCAATAATTCATCTATTACAGGTATGGGGAATTTTTGCTTAATGGTAAGTTTGTTGAGGTATTTGTAGTCCACACACAACCTCCACCctcaatcttttttcttaacaAGCAAAACAGGTGAAGCAAATGAGCTTTGGCTTGCCCTGATAATTCCACTTCTTATCATGTCTTGCACAATGTTCTCAATCTCTGTCTTCTGGCCATAAGCATATCTGTATGGTGGTTGTTATCTTGGGATAGCATCAGGCATAAGATCATTCTTATGCTCTATGGACCTCTCAGGTGGAAAGGATTGGGGTTCTTGAAACACATTTTCAAACCTCTGTAGTAACCCCATGATTAATGGATTCTCCATTTCTTGGTTACCATTGCTGTGAGCAGAAAACAATTGGTTCACCAGATCATGAGTCCTTCTTCCTAATAATACACTTAAGGGCTCTGCTAGTGAAGTTCGCAACTCAGCCTTCCCTGTTAGTGCCCTCAGAACAATCTCTTTTCCTCTGTGAGGCACAGTGATTGTCCCTTCATTGTAATCCAGCTTGTTTGGATTGTGAGATTTCAACCAGTCACATCCCAGCACAAAATCACAGCCTCCTAGCTTAAGAGTTTTGATGGGGTAAGAAAATTGGGACTCCTGCATCTCCCACTAAAGCATTGGACACAGTATTTTGCTTATAAGTCTGTAACCATCAGCTACACTTACCCTCATGGGTGTTGTTTCTTTGGTTTCTAAGTTTAGGGCCTTCACTACCTTTTCATCCAGGAAGCTATGGGTGCTTCCGCTGTCTACTAGTATATGAATTTCCCTACCATTTATCTGCCCTTTAATCCTCAATGTTCCATTCCATATGCTTTCACACATAGCATGCAGTGATATGGTCACATCTTCCTCTTCCATTTCTTCAGTTGGAGTGTCTAACTGCCCTGTGTCCTCTTCATAAGCTTTAACTTCTTCCTCATTCATCAGGACATAAGAATACCTCACCTTACATTTGTGTCCAGGTACAAAAACCTCATCACAGTTATAACATAggtttttttctcttcttgcTCTCATTTCAGCTTCAGTGAACAGCCTCCTTGGTTGACTATTTTCATTTCTAGCCTTGTAAGCAGGTTTGTAAGAGGGCTTGTAAGAGGAGCCTTACTTGTAGGTCTATAAGCATTTCTGATGGGGGGTGCTCTTCAATGTTGTTGTGTCTTTTTAATGATGGCATCCAAAACTATCTCCTATTTTCTGGCAAACATTATGGCTTGATTGAAGGTTATAGTCCTCAATGTAGCCACATACCCCTTTATCTCTTCCTTCAGGCCACTGATGAATTTCTTCATGAAAAACTCCTCACTCAATTGCTTGTTAAAAATCAGCATCTGTGCCTCTAATTCCTCAAATTTCTCTAGATAGGCATTTACACTTGCATCCTGGTGAAGTTTATTGAATTCAGTCACTACCTTCTCATAAGCTAGATCTTCAGATCTCTCCAGAacatttacaataaattcttGCCAAGTTGGTTCCCCTCTTTTCTCCACAAGGCCTTGATACCATAGTTCTGCTCTGCCTTGCATATGTATTGAGGCCAAAGCTGTCTTTTGCCCCTCAGGAATTAGtatcatttgaaaataatgaGTGCATCTTCTAATCCAGGCTTTGGCTTCTTCTCCATTGTAAAGTGGGAATTCCATTTTGTGAATAGAACTGTAACCTGCTTCAGCTAAGTTGGTGTTTTCTCCACCTATAGTGTGTTGTGGAGCCACCCTAGAAGAGGATCCCCTATCCACAGTTGCAGTCAATCCTTCCCCAAGGATGGACTTGTttttgttgtagttttgaagcTGCTAAACCACACTCTGAAGTTGTTGCTGCACAATGACAAGTGTGTGTTCAATTTTCACTACAGCTGCATTTAGTCCTTCTTGTGCCTCTGTTAGCTGTTCTAAACGGGCATTAGTGTGTTCCTCACCAACCTGCCTCTTTgctttttcatcaattaacaTAATATCAGTTTTTTTGAAAGCTTCCTGTAGTTCTTTCAACCTAGTGCGATCTGCCATTTTTTAAGTCCAAGGATCGAATGGCTCTGAGGCCAAATTGTCACGTTCTTGAGAAAATTAGgtggaaaaatgaagaagaaacacgagagagaagagagtgcaaaaaacttcataaaatttcattaaaaactgaaaatggtTCTTCCCCAGTACATATACAACCAACAGATTCTTTCATTAATTGATATTACAATTCTCAAAAAACTATTCCTAGAATTGTAAGGACCAAGATCGAGCCTCCCTTCTTTGGTTGTTTCCTTCTGCAGCAATCTGAGTTCCAGCAGCTCAGATGTTGTCACCCACGCTTGCACCAGCAGCTGCCACGTGTCCCTCTTTCAATTCCTAAGCAGCTTCCAAAACGGCGTCGCATATGCCAAAATTTCCAATTCCCTAGCTCGCCCTAATTTCGCAGAAACGACGTCGTCTTTGCTCTCAATTCCCAATTCCCCTTTTAATTCAGGTCGCCCCTTGATTGAACGGCTCTGTTTATCCCTCTTCATCCAACGGTCACTTAAAGAAGTCGCATTTCCCATTAAAGTCGTGACAGAATGCTTGCTGCAGTAGAGAACCAGAAGGATAATTTAATCACTGAAAATAATCGTTTATCTGTAATGACAAACTCTTCATGGATAAGGACTAGAAGAAAATTGGTATGGTAATCATTTCATCAATGCTGTCTATTTTGTAGCATCCCCTTTAATTACAGTGCTGACAAtgttctaattatttattctgaTTAATGACTTTTAGTCTATTCTATGCTTGAGTTTCCACCTACATTGAAATGGACACAGAGCTAATCACTTTGTTCACCGACCGAGAGGGAAGGGagaaaaacattattttagGAACAAGTTCAGATCATAgcttttttattactaaatagATTTGGCTAGTTTCATTAATTGTAATCCTTCTGTTATTGGATTTCctcagaaaataataaaagagaaggCAACTGATTTGATGGGTTTACAACGATTTGCGGCTAAGTAGCAGTCATATGGTATGCAAAGTGCATGAACGGATGCTTATCAGCTGTGAAAGGAACTCAGGATTGCCATTCCTTTGGAGTTGGAAGTtagaatatttctataattataactaaccCATAGtatcgtataattatatttaggagtaaattgtataacactttgtgtattttgatgaatagagtgaaatctttttatattatttaaaatatagcaaaaaaattctcttttttaaaaatcaatagaaagtgtttgatatgtattttaattaattaagaataattaaagataattataataattattgtacttaaattaatgtatatatatcttagttaatttaagaataattgtagatagttataataattattatatttaaattaatttataacttataattattataattgctgaatatttatattcatgtagatatctaaatttaaaaaataaaatttagtatattgggctttgtaatgaaatttatttattttttatgttgtgatatttaatataagcatatttaagaataaaaaaattatatttttagaagagaGAAagtgcaaaacaaataaataaataaaaagtcaatttgactattgtaattttacataCAATATAGGAGAATGTTAGTTAGTTAAAGACAAAAATACGCAAAAGATCAAATTCAAACGCACTTCAGGCATGTTCACTTTCAAATAAAAGGCGGgtcttttctaaatttattaaaatataggagatttttttgacttatatttaaaatatcggaggtttttagttatttgaaaaaaatatagggggtcATCTTGCTCGAAATCAGCTAGCTGGAATGAGCGACCTCACTACAGTTGACTAACCCCACAAAGACCAAGTATTTGGGATCCTGAGAACAAGACAAGTAAAATGAGCTTGTCAGGCACGTCCCTGACAACGACCCTCGGaagctcaagttaggttgatcgagaaaaAAGTATGCGATTAGGCAGGTAGATCGAATGAATCCGGCATTAATTACCTCGAAATGTGGCGTTTGGGGGTATTTATAAAACATAGCAGGGTACTGTTAAGGGGGCCACATGGCCTTATCCCGCTTGCTTGCGTCTACGATCGGACGGCTACCGTTGTCCGGGTCTTGAAGCGGGCAGCTGGGTTCAGATCGGGTCTATTCGGACCGCCCAGTAAAAAAAAACGTGGATCCAGGACAAAAGACCgaaatacccttaatgaagggtgtTTTGGGCATTTTCTCTCTATACCTATCATTACTCCCTCACTTATTCAAAGTGCAAGGCATTGGTCTATGAAGAAGTAGAAAGGTCGCATCCGTTGATCACTCAGGGGATGCATCCACGTGTTAAAATCTTACCGCTCTGTCAGAGGCGCGATTCCTAGAGCCCTTTCGCCTATATATAAGCTACCCATTCAAATGACAGGGCTTACCCCACACTCAAGCTTCTGCGATCAAATACCCAGAATTCGATTTCGATTTCGACCAGCAGCTTCTCGAGCCATCCTACTCTTAAGGTATGATGTCTTCCAGCTTTAGTTTCAATTCTAGCTCAGGTTCCGAGTCTGGCTCGAGGTCACCTGTGACCTCGTCAAACTCGGCTGAGGTCCTTGTATCTTAAGAGTAGGATGAGTTTGTAATCCCCAAGAAGTCTCAAAAAACCCTAGATGAGCAAGCTGGCCTTTCTACTTTAGAAACGTTTCAGGACAGGATGGCAAGAAATCCTTGGGAGGCAATAGTTAGCACTGTTAAGACGCCCGTACACAAGATTAGGGAGCATTATTTCATCCCTCaagattatgaaattttgataCCAAAATCTTTCGATCGCATGCATCGACCTCCATCAGGTTTTTGTGCGTTTTCCACTAAGCACTGTGACGTTGGTTTGAGGCTGCCCCTGTCCTCTTCTATAACTGCCATCCTGTATAGGTTAGGGCTTTTACCTATGCAGCTATCTCCCAACTCCATAAGCCACATTATTTCATTCATTGTAGTCATGAAGTTTCTGCATTTAGAACCCAGTTTTGATAACTTTTGGTCTTTGTACTCCTTCACCACTTCCAAGCGATCAGGTGATAGGGGTTTTTCTACCTTCCTGCCAAACTTGAGCGTAGGTACGTAGAGCCTTTGAAGTCCAATGTTGGTCCCTGGCGTGAGaaatatatctttatttgACCTCCGCCTGGCGGGTTTGGCCTTTCAGAGTAGAATGGAATAAGTACAAACCCTCACCAAAAACCAGTGGAGGGAGCCTGGAAGGCGATCAAATAAACAGCCTTACGGCTTATAAATTCGACCCCAAGAAGCTTTTAACCGAGAAGGTTTTGCGGCTCGCACGTCTCTTTCCAGCGCCCCTCTATATCACAGAGACCTTAggtgattttcttctttaaacATTGACGCATCTCTTTCATGGTCGAATAATTGACTAACAGTTGTTCTTGATTTGTAGACGAAGTAGTCATGAACTCGCGATTGGCCCTGCGACTGAAGGCGATTCAAAACAAGACTAGGGGGCAACTGGTCGCTCCTCCTGTCGACACTTCTGCCACAGCGACAATGTCTCCATCCCCCGTACGCGCCTTGGCCCCTACTGGTTCTTCCAAAGCCGAGCAGAGCCCCTTATCACACGAGCCAATCAACATCGATAGCGAGGGGACTCCTGTTAATGAATACAATTCTCAAGACTTGGACTTGCATCTGGACGACGACCAAAGCGACGGTCAGGATGCTGCAGATCGGGGTCAAGGTGATCAAGGCGGTCAGGGCGGCGAGGGAACGAGCTCGAAGGGTTcgaagaagaggaaaagacACCATAAGCGCAAGGGTAAGAGCCCTGCTGAGCCCTCCACCTCGACGAAGTCCTCGCAGTCCGTCCTTCCAGGTCTAAATCGTAGGCCAAAGTCGCAGAGCAGGATGGCTAGGGAAGCTGCTGAGAAAACCGACCAGGAGTAGGAACGCTAGCGCTATCTGCGGCTGGAGAGGTTCTCGGCCTACTGGGAGCAAACTAGGGAAGAACTGTGGGGTGATCGCCACCCCGCATCCGAGCTGATAGGTGATCGGATGGTCCCCCGTTGGAACATTTCTACTAATAGCTCGGTTCTTCACACTAAACCTGGGCAAGACTCTTGGGACCAGTTCGATGCCTGCATCCCCCCTTGTGATCAGGCTTCCCTATTGGTGAATGCTCCCACTCGAATCGAGGAGCATGGAGCTCACACTATCATGCAGGTAATGATATGCTCCCTGTGTTCCTGTACCGAGAGATTTTTTGAAGTCTGGCACGTTCAGAATAGTTGGCGAAGTCAAGGCTGCCGCCTTCTTCAATAAGGGCTACAAGACATGTGTGGCCCAACTCGAGATATTGGGTGGCTTCGCAGATTCCTTCGATCGCAATCGCATGGATATCAGCTTGGATAGGAAGCTTCCATACCCTGACGAGCCTACTCCTGAAAATGATGAGTTCTCCACCTTGCTGGACGAGATAAAGCCGGATCCTTAGTGGCTAGCCTCcagcattttttttctttttttcagtGGGGTCAAAAATCGAACATTGTGATTACTTTGTACTAACCCCTAAATACAATAGTTTTGTAACCACACATTTTGTCAATGAGAACACTTTTCAGATCGTTTTATCTCTTCGCATACCTTTTAATTCTGACTACGTGTTGAACACTTGCTGAATGCTTAATCTTTTCGATTGTTGTTTTagtgtgcgtctttttcagattgcatTTATTGGATGCCTCTATTTCAGTTGGCATGTtgaatgcgtctttttcagatcgcatttATTGGATGCCCATTTTTTAGTTGGCATGTTGAATgtgtctttttcagatcgcatttATTGggtgcctctttttcagttggcattTTGAATGCGTCTTTTTTAGATTGCATTTATTGgacgcctctttttcagttggcatgTCGGGTTTTATGAGATCCAAGACAGTGAACGTAAAAAATGCTCATGATTTTTGAATTGACGTAATTTATTAGGAGAAAATGGCCTTTTTCAGTCTCCTACAAGGAGACGAGAGTTTGTACAAAATAGTTGACCTTTCCCAGGCACAAAAATAGAGACCATTGGCTCTGCCCACACAGGAAATTCGACCTTCCTTACCTTTTCAGTTCGTTGGCCTTTCGCAGGCGCTTAAGATCTTCCAAAACTTGACGGCCTTTCGCAGGCTCCTTAAATATACCATCCTCCaacagttgatggcctttcgcaTGCTCCTTAAATATGCGATCCTCCAACAGTTGATGGCCTTACGCAGGCTCCTTAAAT is from Sesamum indicum cultivar Zhongzhi No. 13 unplaced genomic scaffold, S_indicum_v1.0 scaffold00141, whole genome shotgun sequence and encodes:
- the LOC105179310 gene encoding uncharacterized protein LOC105179310 produces the protein MKLSVRYFGPYPLIEKVGKVAYKLALPPESKIHPVFHVSLMKKKIGSKYIPSVNLPEMEDEVYKVYPLAILARRVIPRNNVGVPQVLIHWSHSSPEQATWEDYYSMAARFPYFGPWGQGRKKRGGNVCDFFK